The genome window TTAAAGAGTTTCCAGTAGACTAATTTCTCTAAACTTGTTTCCTCAATAAACATCTTGTATTCATCTGGACAGGTAGAAAAACTAAGAAGTTTTTCATTTGCCATTGGTGAGTTATCGTTATCATCCGCAGGTCCTTGAACAGTTGCTCCCTCTATAGTTCTATTTAGGTTTTCAGAATTCATGTAATATTCCTTTAATACAAATATAAATTCCCAGTTGCAGCAGGACAGTGTTAACGCAGTGAGACGATGCCTCAACTAAAGTCAACTCAAATCATAGGCTCACGATTGGTTTAACACGAGTTACAGAACTGTCAACCAAAGTGGCACAACCTTCGTATTTGAACTTGCCTTAGGAGAAAAATCATCTTAGTGTAGCCCGCTGCCGTTTTACATGGCAATAGATTATTGAAAAAAGAGGTTTTTATGGGATTTAATTGCGGAATTGTTGGACTTCCTAATGTAGGAAAATCAACCTTATTTAATGCTGTTACAAGAACTGCAAATGCTCAAGCAGCAAATTATCCTTTTTGTACGATAGAGCCAAATGTGGGTCGTGTCGCTGTCCCAGATGAAAGACTCGATAATATCAATAAAATAGTAAATGCGAAGCGTGTTGTACCAACTTTCATGGAGTTCGTTGACATTGCAGGTCTAGTAAAAGGTGCAAGTCGTGGTGAAGGCTTGGGAAATCAGTTTTTGGGACACATTAAACAAGTAGATGCTATTGTGCATGTCGTAAGATGTTTTGAAGACTCGAATGTTACCCATGTTGATGGAAGTACCGATCCTGTCAGAGATGTTGACACCATAAATACAGAACTTGTTTATAGTGACTTCGAAACTGTAAATAAAAGTATAGACAAAATGTCTAGATTGCTAAAAAATAATGACAAAAAAATTCTCACTTCACATGAATGCGCTGTGAGATTAAAAAATCATTTGGAAGGTCTTAAAGCTGCGAGATCTTTTGTAACTTTAAATGAAGATGAAGATGATTACATTAAAAGTTTACACTTAATAACTCGCAAACAGGTACTATATGCTGCAAATGTGAATGAAAATGAGCTTGCAGATAATGCCATTCATTCAAAACATGTAAATGCTTTAAGAAATTTAGCTGAAAAAGAAGGCTCTAAAGTCGTTGTTGTGTCTGCAAAATTAGAAGAAGAACTTGGGCAATTAGATTCTGAAGAAGCTAAAATTTATATGGATGATTTAAAAATTACTGAACCAGGTTTAGATCGTCTCATAAAAGCAGGATATTCTCTCCTCGGATTAATGACTTATTTTACTGCAGGAGTTCAAGAAGTTCGTGCATGGACTATTCCAAAAGCATGTAAAGCTCCACAAGCTGCTGGAGTAATTCACTCTGATTTTGAAAAAGGTTTCATCTGTGCTGAAGTTTATGCCTATGATGATTTAATTCGTCTTGGCAGCGAAGCAAAAGTGAAAGAAGCGGGTTTATATCGCAAAGAAGGTCGTGATTATGTTTGTAAAGACGGCGATATCATGAACTTTTTATTTAATGTTTAATATTTTTTAAGCATAAATTTTCGATAGGACATGTATTACATTTAGGATTTTTTGCTGTGCAATGATATCGGCCTTGAAAAATAAGCAAA of Pigmentibacter sp. JX0631 contains these proteins:
- the ychF gene encoding redox-regulated ATPase YchF yields the protein MGFNCGIVGLPNVGKSTLFNAVTRTANAQAANYPFCTIEPNVGRVAVPDERLDNINKIVNAKRVVPTFMEFVDIAGLVKGASRGEGLGNQFLGHIKQVDAIVHVVRCFEDSNVTHVDGSTDPVRDVDTINTELVYSDFETVNKSIDKMSRLLKNNDKKILTSHECAVRLKNHLEGLKAARSFVTLNEDEDDYIKSLHLITRKQVLYAANVNENELADNAIHSKHVNALRNLAEKEGSKVVVVSAKLEEELGQLDSEEAKIYMDDLKITEPGLDRLIKAGYSLLGLMTYFTAGVQEVRAWTIPKACKAPQAAGVIHSDFEKGFICAEVYAYDDLIRLGSEAKVKEAGLYRKEGRDYVCKDGDIMNFLFNV